From the Desertibacillus haloalkaliphilus genome, one window contains:
- a CDS encoding adenylosuccinate synthase yields MSSVVVVGTQWGDEGKGKITDYLSEKAEVVARYQGGNNAGHTIVFGGEKYKLHLIPSGIFYDDKICVIGNGMVIDPKALVGELKYLHDKGVDTSNLRISNRAHVILPYHLKLDIVEEERKGANKIGTTKKGIGPAYMDKAARVGIRIADLLDKEEFEVKLERNLEEKNRLLEKVYEVEGLKKEDILDEYYQYGQEIAKYVVDTSVVLNDAIDDGRRVLFEGAQGVMLDIDQGTYPFVTSSNPIAGGVTIGSGVGPSKINHVVGVSKAYTTRVGDGPFPTELHDEIGDKIREVGNEYGTTTGRPRRVGWFDSVVVRHARRVSGITDLSLNSIDVLTGIETLKICTAYKYKGEIIEEFPASLKVLAECEPVYEELPGWTEDITGVKSLNELPENARHYIERVSQLTGIPLTIFSVGPDRNQTNLVRGVFA; encoded by the coding sequence ATGTCATCAGTTGTTGTCGTTGGAACGCAATGGGGAGATGAAGGAAAAGGAAAGATTACTGATTACCTTTCTGAAAAGGCAGAAGTTGTTGCCCGTTATCAAGGTGGAAATAACGCAGGACACACAATTGTGTTTGGTGGAGAAAAATATAAATTGCATCTCATTCCATCGGGTATTTTTTATGATGATAAAATTTGTGTGATTGGAAATGGGATGGTTATTGATCCTAAAGCATTAGTAGGTGAGTTGAAGTATTTACATGATAAAGGTGTTGATACAAGCAACTTGCGTATTAGTAACCGCGCTCATGTCATTCTTCCATATCATTTGAAGTTAGATATTGTAGAAGAAGAGCGTAAAGGTGCAAATAAAATTGGAACGACGAAAAAAGGAATCGGTCCAGCCTATATGGATAAAGCTGCTCGTGTTGGGATCCGTATTGCTGACCTACTGGATAAAGAAGAGTTTGAAGTAAAGCTTGAACGAAACCTTGAAGAAAAGAACCGATTACTAGAAAAGGTTTATGAAGTTGAAGGCTTGAAAAAAGAAGACATTCTCGATGAATATTATCAATATGGACAAGAGATCGCTAAATATGTGGTTGATACCTCTGTCGTTTTAAATGATGCGATTGACGATGGACGCCGTGTCCTTTTTGAAGGTGCACAAGGTGTTATGCTTGATATTGACCAAGGTACATATCCGTTTGTTACGTCTTCAAACCCAATTGCTGGTGGGGTTACAATTGGCTCGGGTGTTGGACCATCAAAAATTAACCATGTTGTTGGAGTATCAAAAGCCTATACAACACGTGTTGGTGATGGCCCATTCCCTACAGAGTTGCATGATGAAATTGGGGATAAAATCCGTGAGGTTGGAAATGAATATGGAACAACGACAGGACGCCCGCGTCGTGTAGGTTGGTTTGACAGTGTCGTTGTCCGTCATGCAAGAAGAGTTAGTGGGATCACTGATTTATCACTAAATTCAATTGATGTTCTCACTGGAATTGAAACATTAAAGATTTGTACGGCTTACAAATATAAAGGTGAAATTATTGAAGAGTTCCCAGCTAGCTTGAAAGTGTTGGCTGAGTGTGAACCTGTATATGAAGAATTGCCAGGTTGGACTGAAGATATTACTGGTGTTAAATCTCTAAATGAGTTACCTGAGAATGCCCGTCATTATATTGAGCGTGTTTCACAGTTAACGGGAATTCCTTTAACGATCTTCTCAGTTGGACCAGACCGTAATCAAACGAATCTTGTTCGTGGTGTATTTGCTTAA
- a CDS encoding DHH family phosphoesterase — translation MPEFLKKQWYGSHMIALFSLAVVFIVIVSIYQWKIGIIGFFLLGVVLLFSFQARKRFEGNLEDYISTLSYRVNKAGEEAVVQMPIGIILYNNDSTIQWANPYMSSFLEGEFFDKSLDDISKEIIPIVEDEQEEEKIMIDGKYYHMFIKREERLLYFFDMTEKEETLELYHKEKTVIGFIYLDNYDEVTQGMDDQVRSKLMSKITSALNQWANDYEVFLRRTSTDRFMMICNQESLQEIETTRFEILDHIRDVTAKEKVSITLSVGIGSGETSVRELGDLAQSSLDLALGRGGDQVAIKQKAGKVRFYGGKSNAVEKRTRVRARVISHALRDFVLESDQIMIMGHKNPDMDAIGAAIGVSKIADVNDKVGSIVVDPTDINPDVQKLMEEIEYNDRLSSVIITPEQAREEVTSRTLLVVVDTHRPSLVIEPALLKKAERVIVLDHHRRGEEFIEDPVLVYMEPYASSTAELVTELLEYQPKNINMSILEATALMAGIIVDTKSFAIRTGARTFDAASFLRSNGADTTLVQKLLKEDLEQYVKRSKLIESATIYKDGLTIAKAAEGETYDQVLIAQAADTLLTMNDVTASFVISKRKDGRTSISARSLGEVNVQVIMEELNGGGHLTNAATQLEGVSIDETEDLLRRAIDHYLEGGN, via the coding sequence ATGCCAGAGTTCCTTAAGAAACAGTGGTATGGCTCACATATGATCGCCTTATTTTCTTTGGCAGTGGTCTTTATAGTGATTGTAAGTATATACCAATGGAAAATTGGGATCATTGGTTTTTTCTTACTCGGTGTCGTGCTATTATTTTCTTTTCAAGCAAGGAAACGATTTGAAGGTAATTTAGAAGATTATATTTCAACTCTTTCCTATCGTGTGAATAAAGCTGGTGAAGAAGCTGTCGTTCAAATGCCGATTGGAATTATTCTTTATAATAATGACTCAACTATACAATGGGCTAATCCTTATATGAGCTCCTTTTTAGAAGGGGAATTCTTTGATAAATCTCTTGATGACATTTCAAAGGAAATTATCCCGATTGTTGAAGATGAACAAGAAGAAGAGAAGATTATGATAGATGGTAAATACTATCATATGTTTATAAAACGTGAAGAGCGTTTACTTTATTTTTTTGATATGACAGAAAAAGAAGAAACGTTAGAGCTATATCACAAAGAGAAAACAGTTATAGGTTTTATTTATTTGGATAATTATGATGAAGTGACTCAGGGCATGGATGACCAGGTCCGAAGTAAATTAATGAGTAAAATTACTTCAGCGTTAAACCAGTGGGCTAATGATTATGAGGTCTTTTTGCGACGAACGTCGACGGATCGGTTCATGATGATCTGTAATCAGGAATCGCTACAAGAGATCGAAACTACACGTTTTGAAATCCTTGACCATATTCGTGATGTGACTGCAAAGGAAAAGGTTTCAATCACATTGAGTGTTGGGATCGGTAGTGGTGAAACGTCTGTCCGTGAACTAGGTGATTTAGCCCAGTCAAGCTTGGACCTTGCCCTTGGGCGTGGCGGTGACCAAGTGGCGATCAAACAAAAGGCCGGTAAGGTTCGGTTTTATGGTGGCAAATCGAATGCGGTTGAAAAACGAACTCGTGTCCGGGCAAGAGTCATTTCTCATGCCTTACGGGATTTTGTTTTAGAAAGTGATCAAATTATGATCATGGGACATAAGAACCCTGATATGGATGCAATTGGTGCGGCAATTGGTGTCTCAAAGATTGCTGACGTTAATGATAAGGTCGGTTCGATTGTCGTTGATCCGACTGATATAAACCCTGATGTCCAGAAGCTGATGGAAGAGATTGAATATAACGATCGGCTTTCATCTGTGATCATTACACCTGAGCAGGCCCGTGAGGAAGTGACGAGTCGTACGTTACTCGTTGTTGTTGACACCCATCGTCCCTCACTTGTGATCGAGCCTGCATTATTAAAAAAAGCAGAACGTGTTATTGTCCTTGATCACCACCGTCGCGGTGAAGAGTTTATTGAAGATCCAGTTCTTGTTTATATGGAGCCGTATGCATCTTCAACGGCCGAGCTTGTAACAGAACTACTTGAATATCAACCGAAAAATATTAATATGAGTATATTAGAAGCAACAGCATTAATGGCAGGGATCATTGTTGATACGAAAAGCTTTGCGATTCGCACAGGAGCGCGAACGTTTGATGCCGCTTCATTTCTACGATCAAATGGTGCGGATACAACACTTGTCCAAAAGCTTTTAAAAGAGGACCTTGAGCAATATGTTAAGCGTTCGAAACTGATTGAATCAGCTACGATCTATAAAGATGGACTCACAATTGCAAAGGCTGCAGAAGGGGAGACATATGATCAAGTGCTAATCGCCCAAGCTGCTGATACACTGCTTACGATGAATGATGTAACGGCATCGTTTGTCATCTCAAAGCGGAAAGATGGTCGGACGAGTATTAGTGCTCGTTCGCTCGGTGAAGTGAATGTTCAAGTGATTATGGAAGAGCTAAATGGTGGGGGACATCTCACCAATGCAGCGACACAGCTAGAAGGTGTGTCAATAGATGAAACAGAAGATTTATTAAGGAGAGCTATTGATCATTATTTAGAAGGGGGAAATTAA
- the rplI gene encoding 50S ribosomal protein L9, which translates to MKVIFQQDVKGKGKKGEVKNVSEGYARNYLLPNNLAVEATSGNIKTLDAKKKSQEKKAEQELADAKKYKEELEAITVEIKAKSGEGGRLFGAVSTKQIAETLKRMKKKVDKRKIMLDEPIRALGYTNVPIKIHPEVTATVKVHVVEE; encoded by the coding sequence ATGAAAGTAATTTTTCAACAAGATGTAAAAGGCAAAGGGAAAAAAGGTGAAGTGAAAAACGTTTCGGAAGGCTATGCAAGAAACTACCTGCTCCCAAACAACCTAGCTGTTGAAGCAACAAGTGGAAACATCAAGACACTTGACGCAAAAAAGAAGAGTCAAGAGAAGAAAGCAGAACAAGAACTAGCTGATGCAAAAAAATACAAAGAAGAATTAGAAGCCATTACAGTAGAGATTAAGGCGAAATCTGGTGAAGGCGGCCGCTTGTTTGGAGCCGTTTCAACGAAGCAAATTGCTGAGACATTAAAGAGGATGAAAAAGAAAGTAGATAAGCGCAAAATCATGCTTGATGAACCGATTCGTGCATTAGGTTATACGAATGTACCAATTAAGATTCACCCTGAAGTAACCGCTACAGTTAAAGTTCATGTCGTTGAAGAGTAA
- the ychF gene encoding redox-regulated ATPase YchF, protein MALTTGIVGLPNVGKSTLFNAITQAGAESANYPFCTIDPNVGIVEVPDHRLNTLTKLVDPKKTVPTAFEFTDIAGIVEGASKGEGLGNKFLSHIRQVDAISHVVRCFQDDNITHVSGRVDPISDIEVINLELILADLESVDKRIDRVAKLSRQKDKEAMAEHEVLVKLKEAFENEKPARSVDLTDEEKEIVKGLHLLTMKPVLYVANVSEEDLLDPSNNENVAKVKEFAANENSEVIVACAKIESEIAELEGEEKDMFLEELGIEESGLDQLIRAAYHLLGLATYFTAGVQEVRAWTIRQGTKAPQAAGVIHSDFERGFIRAEVVSYDDLVDAGSMAVAKENGKVRLEGKDYVVKDGDVVHFRFNV, encoded by the coding sequence AGTCTGCGAACTACCCATTTTGTACGATTGACCCTAACGTAGGGATCGTTGAGGTTCCTGACCATCGACTAAATACATTAACAAAACTTGTTGATCCGAAAAAAACAGTTCCAACAGCGTTTGAGTTTACGGACATTGCGGGTATTGTAGAAGGAGCGAGTAAGGGAGAGGGCCTAGGGAATAAGTTCCTTTCACATATTCGCCAGGTCGATGCGATTTCACATGTTGTTCGTTGTTTCCAAGATGACAATATTACACATGTATCAGGTCGAGTGGACCCAATCTCTGACATTGAAGTCATTAACCTAGAACTAATCTTAGCTGACCTTGAATCAGTTGATAAACGAATTGATCGTGTTGCAAAGCTTTCAAGGCAAAAGGACAAGGAAGCAATGGCTGAGCATGAGGTTCTTGTTAAGTTAAAAGAGGCATTTGAGAATGAGAAACCAGCAAGAAGTGTGGACTTAACAGATGAAGAGAAGGAAATTGTTAAGGGGTTACACTTGTTAACAATGAAGCCTGTTCTTTATGTTGCCAATGTTAGTGAAGAAGATTTGCTTGATCCAAGTAATAATGAGAATGTTGCTAAAGTGAAAGAGTTTGCAGCAAATGAGAACTCCGAAGTGATTGTTGCGTGTGCAAAAATCGAATCTGAAATCGCTGAACTTGAAGGCGAAGAAAAAGATATGTTCCTCGAAGAGCTAGGAATTGAAGAGTCAGGTCTTGATCAATTGATTCGTGCGGCTTACCACCTACTTGGACTAGCAACTTATTTTACAGCTGGTGTACAAGAAGTTCGTGCTTGGACCATTCGCCAAGGAACGAAGGCGCCACAAGCAGCAGGTGTCATTCATTCTGACTTTGAGCGTGGTTTCATTCGTGCTGAAGTTGTATCTTATGATGATTTGGTCGATGCTGGATCGATGGCTGTAGCGAAGGAAAATGGGAAAGTACGCCTTGAAGGTAAGGATTATGTCGTCAAAGATGGTGACGTGGTTCATTTCCGTTTCAATGTCTAG
- a CDS encoding YybS family protein, with product MKNTRVLTEGAIIAALFAILLFLTLYLPIIGSIVIWLLPIPFIVYVYRHGLKAGLILWFVAFFVSFIIGGLLVLPLTLMFGSGGIVVGELYRRKKSAFAVLLGGSLTYIANLLLSFIASIVLFGIHPIEAIQEMMLQSIATAEGMLGAVGQESTEQLQPMYDMIDQLIHLAPVMLIVTGIGFALIIQLIASVVLRRLGGQVEPLPRFREWRFPRSFLWYYLAVSLFIIIGVEEGSTLYVVVWNLFPILEIAMTIQGLALIFYYFHVKKVSKAVPIIILILGFVIPFLLYLIRILGIIDLGFDLRKRMESQEK from the coding sequence GTGAAAAACACTCGTGTGTTAACAGAAGGTGCAATTATTGCAGCCTTGTTTGCGATTCTTTTATTTTTAACATTGTATTTGCCGATTATCGGTAGCATTGTGATCTGGTTATTGCCAATTCCATTTATCGTGTATGTGTATCGGCACGGCTTAAAAGCAGGACTCATTCTTTGGTTTGTTGCTTTCTTTGTTTCATTTATCATCGGAGGTCTGCTTGTTCTACCTTTAACACTGATGTTTGGTAGTGGCGGGATTGTGGTTGGTGAATTGTATCGTCGGAAAAAATCAGCGTTTGCTGTGTTACTAGGCGGAAGTTTAACCTATATTGCCAACTTACTGTTATCATTTATTGCTAGCATTGTCTTGTTTGGCATTCATCCAATCGAAGCCATTCAAGAAATGATGCTACAATCGATAGCAACAGCCGAGGGGATGTTAGGAGCAGTTGGTCAAGAGTCTACAGAGCAACTCCAACCGATGTATGATATGATTGATCAGTTGATTCATTTAGCCCCGGTGATGTTGATAGTCACTGGTATTGGTTTTGCACTTATTATTCAGCTGATCGCAAGCGTAGTACTAAGAAGATTAGGTGGGCAGGTTGAGCCATTGCCACGCTTTCGTGAATGGCGGTTCCCTCGATCTTTTTTATGGTACTATTTAGCCGTTTCCCTTTTTATTATTATCGGGGTAGAAGAAGGGAGCACATTATATGTAGTTGTATGGAATTTGTTCCCGATCTTAGAGATTGCGATGACGATTCAAGGGTTAGCGCTAATATTTTATTATTTCCATGTCAAAAAAGTCTCAAAGGCAGTCCCGATAATTATTTTAATTCTAGGGTTTGTCATTCCTTTTCTACTGTATCTGATCCGAATCTTAGGTATAATTGATTTAGGGTTTGATTTGAGAAAGAGAATGGAATCTCAAGAGAAGTAG
- the ssb gene encoding single-stranded DNA-binding protein, whose translation MINRVILVGRLTRDPELKYTPNGVAVSNFTLAVNRPFSNQQGEREADFVNCVVWRKQAENVANFLKKGSLAGVDGRLQTRSYENNEGRRVFVTEIVAESVQFLEPKNASGNQGGGRGNEFYGGNQGPMNDGGGFNQNQGRNPSRLNDDPFSNDGKPIDISDDDLPF comes from the coding sequence ATGATTAACCGAGTCATACTCGTTGGCCGTTTGACGAGAGACCCAGAGTTGAAATACACTCCTAATGGTGTCGCTGTTTCAAACTTTACACTAGCAGTCAATCGACCATTTTCAAATCAACAAGGTGAGCGTGAAGCGGACTTTGTGAACTGTGTTGTTTGGCGAAAGCAAGCAGAAAATGTAGCGAACTTCTTGAAAAAAGGAAGCTTAGCTGGTGTTGATGGTCGTCTCCAAACCCGTAGTTATGAAAATAATGAAGGGCGAAGAGTATTTGTTACAGAAATTGTTGCTGAAAGTGTACAATTTTTGGAACCTAAAAATGCTAGTGGAAACCAAGGTGGTGGTCGTGGCAATGAATTCTACGGCGGCAACCAAGGACCAATGAATGATGGCGGCGGTTTTAATCAAAACCAAGGACGAAATCCATCGCGTTTAAATGATGATCCGTTTTCTAATGATGGCAAGCCAATTGACATCTCAGATGACGATCTTCCATTTTAG
- the dnaB gene encoding replicative DNA helicase has protein sequence MSDLFADRTPPQNIEAEQAVLGAIFIEGQALVTASEKLAPEDFYRAAHQRIYEVMLELAEKGEPVDLVTVTSELQDRKSLDDIGGVSYLSDLANAVPTAANVEYYSQIVEEKSLLRRLIRVATNIASEGYQSEEEVDTILNEAEKTILEVSHRKNTGAFVSIKDVLVETYEKIEMLQNRKGDITGIPTGFVDLDGMTAGFQRSDLIIVAARPSVGKTAFALNIAQNVATKTEENVAIFSLEMGAAQLVQRMLCAEGNIDAQRMRTGGLEPDDWQKLTMAMGSLSRAGIYIDDTPGVKVNEIRAKCRRLKQEKGLGMILIDYLQLIQGNSRGGENRQQEVSEISRSLKALARELDVPVIALSQLSRGVESRQDKRPMMSDIRESGSIEQDADIVAFLYRDDYYDKESENQNIIEIIIAKQRNGPVGTCELAFVKEYNKFVNLDRRHDEKDMPPGA, from the coding sequence ATGAGTGATTTATTTGCTGATCGTACACCGCCACAAAATATTGAAGCAGAGCAGGCTGTACTAGGTGCAATCTTTATTGAAGGACAAGCATTAGTTACGGCTTCGGAAAAGCTTGCACCGGAGGATTTTTACCGAGCGGCTCATCAGCGGATTTACGAAGTTATGCTTGAGTTGGCAGAAAAAGGCGAGCCGGTTGACTTAGTGACCGTTACTTCTGAGCTTCAAGATCGAAAGTCACTAGATGATATTGGTGGCGTCTCTTATTTAAGTGACCTTGCAAATGCTGTTCCGACGGCAGCAAATGTCGAGTACTATAGCCAAATTGTTGAGGAGAAATCGTTATTAAGGCGATTAATCCGAGTGGCCACGAATATTGCTTCTGAAGGCTACCAAAGTGAAGAAGAAGTAGATACGATTTTAAATGAAGCTGAAAAAACAATCTTAGAAGTATCGCATCGTAAAAATACAGGAGCCTTTGTTTCGATTAAAGATGTTCTCGTTGAAACGTATGAGAAAATTGAAATGCTTCAAAATCGTAAAGGTGATATTACTGGGATTCCGACAGGGTTTGTAGACCTTGATGGAATGACAGCGGGATTCCAACGTAGTGATTTAATTATCGTTGCGGCGAGACCGTCTGTTGGTAAAACAGCCTTTGCATTAAATATTGCACAAAACGTTGCGACTAAGACTGAAGAAAATGTCGCGATCTTTAGTCTAGAGATGGGCGCAGCTCAGCTAGTACAGCGGATGTTATGTGCTGAAGGGAATATTGACGCACAACGAATGCGTACAGGTGGTCTTGAACCAGATGATTGGCAAAAGCTGACGATGGCTATGGGCAGTCTTTCCCGTGCTGGTATTTATATTGATGATACCCCCGGTGTGAAGGTTAATGAAATCCGAGCAAAGTGCCGCCGACTTAAGCAAGAAAAAGGTCTTGGGATGATTTTAATTGACTACTTGCAGTTGATCCAAGGGAACAGTCGGGGTGGCGAGAACAGGCAACAAGAAGTATCGGAAATTTCCCGCTCATTAAAGGCATTAGCAAGAGAGTTGGATGTTCCGGTTATCGCACTTTCGCAGTTATCACGTGGAGTTGAATCCCGTCAAGATAAAAGACCAATGATGTCTGATATCCGTGAATCGGGGAGTATCGAGCAGGATGCTGATATCGTCGCTTTCTTATACCGTGATGACTACTATGATAAGGAATCAGAGAACCAAAATATTATTGAGATCATTATTGCTAAGCAGCGTAACGGCCCGGTTGGAACGTGTGAGCTAGCCTTTGTAAAAGAATATAATAAATTCGTGAATTTAGACCGTCGTCACGATGAAAAGGATATGCCGCCTGGCGCATAA
- the rpsF gene encoding 30S ribosomal protein S6 — MRKYEIMYIIAPNLEESANKEIIERYNQVLTNNGAEVEKVEEMGKRRLAYEINDYREGYYVLINVAAGSTAIDEFQRLIKINDNVIRVLVTKDEE; from the coding sequence ATGCGTAAATACGAAATTATGTATATCATTGCTCCAAACCTTGAGGAATCAGCAAACAAAGAAATCATTGAGCGTTACAACCAAGTGTTAACAAACAATGGTGCTGAGGTTGAAAAGGTTGAAGAAATGGGTAAACGTAGACTAGCTTACGAAATTAACGATTATCGTGAAGGGTACTATGTGTTAATTAACGTAGCTGCTGGCTCAACAGCAATTGATGAGTTCCAACGTTTAATCAAAATCAATGATAATGTTATTCGAGTTCTTGTCACAAAAGACGAAGAATAA
- the rpsR gene encoding 30S ribosomal protein S18 → MARRGRGPKRRKVCYFTVNKIEKIDYKDVDLLKRFISERGKILPRRVTGTSAKYQRQLTTAIKRARQIALLPYVTGE, encoded by the coding sequence ATGGCTCGTAGAGGACGTGGACCAAAACGCCGTAAAGTGTGTTACTTTACAGTGAACAAAATCGAAAAGATCGATTATAAAGATGTAGATCTTCTTAAACGTTTTATCTCAGAACGTGGAAAGATCTTACCTCGTCGTGTGACAGGTACATCTGCAAAATACCAACGTCAGCTTACAACTGCAATCAAGCGCGCTCGTCAAATCGCTTTATTGCCGTACGTAACTGGTGAATAA